From the genome of Persephonella sp., one region includes:
- a CDS encoding prepilin-type N-terminal cleavage/methylation domain-containing protein → MKESQKGFTLVELAIVLVIIGIILGAVLKGQELIKNAKEKRLYNTYREMIAAINTYLDRYNALPGDDPKASSRWSGQPDGNGDGQIAGLYFTCTNTTAQESCYLWQHLRVSGIISGDPNDRRNVSHPFGGKVAVGWTSINGVTDHWIGFQNIPEDIALSIDEKYDDGVYNTGSIRASGATDYNLSDTADALRTLYFRGF, encoded by the coding sequence ATGAAAGAAAGCCAAAAGGGTTTTACACTTGTTGAGCTTGCAATTGTTCTTGTTATCATCGGTATTATCTTAGGAGCAGTGCTCAAAGGACAGGAGCTTATAAAAAACGCAAAAGAAAAAAGGCTTTACAACACTTATAGGGAAATGATCGCAGCAATTAATACTTATCTTGATAGATACAACGCTTTGCCTGGAGATGATCCAAAGGCAAGCTCAAGGTGGAGCGGTCAGCCTGACGGCAACGGAGACGGACAGATCGCCGGACTTTACTTCACCTGTACCAATACAACAGCCCAAGAATCATGTTACCTGTGGCAGCATTTAAGAGTTTCCGGAATAATTAGTGGTGATCCCAATGATAGAAGAAATGTAAGCCACCCTTTTGGAGGTAAAGTGGCGGTTGGTTGGACTAGTATCAACGGAGTTACTGATCATTGGATTGGTTTTCAAAACATTCCAGAAGATATCGCCCTTTCAATAGACGAAAAGTATGATGACGGGGTTTACAACACAGGATCTATAAGGGCAAGCGGGGCTACAGACTATAATCTCAGCGATACAGCCGATGCTTTAAGAACCCTTTATTTTAGAGGGTTTTAA
- a CDS encoding patatin-like phospholipase family protein encodes MEKKIGLALSGGAVRGAAHIGVLKALEELNLKPSVLSGSSAGSIVSVFYGAGYTAKEIEEILLKTNILSYLKPSLDFTSIFTLEKLDNFFRKYVNIKDLSQLKIPVFVCATNLNLGLPEYFSSGNIYKIVSASCALPFIFKPVKMGDYIYIDGGVMDNLPVEPLLGKVDLIIGSEVNPLGEEKNLNNPFSILLRSFYLAVRSNVEARKKYCDIFIQPPELINIGLFSTWKIKEAVEIGYRYSKKVIQESIL; translated from the coding sequence ATGGAAAAAAAAATTGGACTTGCTTTATCTGGTGGAGCTGTTAGAGGTGCTGCTCATATAGGAGTTCTTAAGGCTCTTGAGGAGCTTAATCTTAAGCCCTCTGTCCTTTCAGGTTCAAGTGCAGGATCTATAGTGTCTGTATTTTATGGAGCAGGTTATACAGCCAAGGAGATAGAAGAAATTTTGTTAAAAACAAATATACTGTCGTATCTTAAGCCTTCTTTAGATTTTACTTCAATATTCACATTAGAAAAGCTGGACAATTTTTTCAGAAAGTATGTAAATATCAAAGATCTTTCACAGCTAAAAATCCCTGTTTTTGTCTGTGCAACAAACCTAAATCTTGGACTACCTGAATACTTCAGTTCAGGGAATATATATAAAATTGTTTCTGCTTCATGTGCCCTGCCTTTTATATTCAAGCCTGTCAAAATGGGAGATTACATCTACATAGATGGTGGGGTAATGGATAACTTACCTGTGGAACCTCTTCTTGGAAAGGTTGATCTTATAATAGGCTCTGAGGTTAATCCGTTGGGAGAGGAAAAAAATCTAAATAACCCATTTAGTATACTCCTCAGGAGTTTCTATCTTGCTGTAAGATCAAATGTTGAGGCAAGGAAAAAATACTGTGATATTTTTATTCAGCCTCCAGAGTTAATTAACATAGGACTTTTTTCAACATGGAAGATTAAAGAAGCTGTAGAGATCGGCTACAGATACAGCAAAAAAGTCATACAGGAATCAATCTTATAA
- a CDS encoding NYN domain-containing protein — protein MHTQEKNRRLYSSQRVAVFVDIQNLYYSARDAFNRKVNFESVLYKVLNDRVLIRAIAYLVKLQGVDQKGFINTLKHIGYQVRVKEPKIFKRLDENGNLWTTVKADWDMGIAMDAISLAEKIDVAVLASGDGDFVDLVRYLHTKGVKVEIAAFKQTAAKELIEIADEFIDLTAYGEEIFL, from the coding sequence ATGCACACTCAGGAAAAAAACAGGAGGCTTTATAGCAGTCAGAGAGTGGCTGTTTTTGTGGACATACAGAACCTTTACTACTCAGCGAGAGATGCTTTTAACAGAAAGGTAAATTTTGAGAGTGTTCTCTATAAAGTTCTTAATGACAGAGTTCTTATAAGAGCTATAGCATACCTTGTTAAACTACAGGGGGTAGATCAAAAAGGATTTATTAACACTCTAAAGCACATAGGTTATCAGGTCAGGGTAAAAGAGCCAAAAATTTTTAAAAGACTTGATGAGAACGGAAATCTGTGGACTACAGTTAAAGCTGACTGGGATATGGGTATAGCTATGGACGCTATATCTCTGGCAGAAAAAATAGATGTGGCTGTTCTTGCAAGCGGAGATGGGGATTTTGTTGATCTTGTTCGGTATCTCCACACAAAAGGGGTAAAAGTTGAGATAGCTGCTTTCAAGCAAACAGCAGCAAAAGAGCTCATTGAGATAGCAGATGAGTTTATTGATCTTACAGCCTACGGAGAAGAAATTTTCCTTTGA
- a CDS encoding tetratricopeptide repeat protein → MSLLIDALSKIKGGKKRKPVPPGLKKNRKNNNKSLLLLALFTVILSAIAVALFIFQDRLLQEDGNILSEIKTQKLPEATPKNPVKPEEKTVKMEKNTKEEIYEKSHQKTISTSKVKQLEQEPKPEINQTQPKKEEEKKPSSYMFSTYISLGNKYLEKKDYQKSLYYYKKAYQINPSQKLLKNIIILQIYTGRKETALAQLRKIKNPQHISQILTFLIQNEEVDFVRDFLDKEKKDSSGYISYTRGILEEKLGNTEKAFIYYKKAFEENPYDPYIAYAYARILEIKDLPDKALQVYKHINKISFSDNNLRKIVKDRIKLLGGSYE, encoded by the coding sequence ATGAGCCTGCTGATTGATGCCCTAAGCAAAATCAAAGGAGGAAAAAAAAGAAAACCTGTTCCTCCAGGTCTGAAAAAAAACAGAAAAAATAACAATAAAAGTTTATTACTGCTTGCTTTATTTACTGTAATATTATCAGCAATTGCAGTCGCTCTCTTTATTTTTCAGGACAGACTTCTACAGGAAGATGGAAACATTCTCTCTGAGATAAAAACCCAAAAATTACCAGAAGCAACTCCTAAAAACCCGGTTAAACCTGAAGAAAAAACAGTAAAAATGGAAAAAAACACTAAAGAAGAAATTTATGAAAAATCCCACCAAAAAACCATAAGCACTTCCAAGGTAAAACAGTTAGAACAAGAACCTAAACCGGAGATAAATCAGACTCAGCCAAAAAAGGAAGAAGAAAAAAAGCCTTCCTCATACATGTTCTCAACATACATATCCCTTGGAAATAAATATCTTGAAAAGAAGGACTACCAAAAAAGCCTTTACTACTACAAAAAGGCTTACCAGATCAACCCCTCACAAAAACTGTTAAAAAATATAATAATCCTCCAGATTTACACCGGAAGAAAAGAGACCGCACTTGCCCAGCTAAGAAAGATAAAAAATCCCCAACATATCTCCCAGATACTTACATTTTTAATACAGAATGAAGAAGTAGATTTTGTTAGAGACTTTCTTGATAAAGAAAAGAAAGACAGTTCAGGATACATAAGCTATACCAGAGGAATTCTTGAAGAAAAGTTAGGAAATACAGAAAAGGCTTTCATTTACTATAAAAAAGCTTTTGAAGAAAATCCTTATGACCCATATATAGCCTATGCATATGCAAGAATACTTGAAATAAAAGACTTACCGGATAAAGCACTACAGGTTTACAAGCATATAAACAAAATCTCATTTTCCGATAATAACCTGAGGAAAATAGTCAAAGATAGGATCAAACTGTTAGGAGGAAGTTATGAATAA
- a CDS encoding prepilin-type N-terminal cleavage/methylation domain-containing protein has translation MNKKGFTLIELAMVLVIVGILAGIGVTVLGILVKRAKINSTKEIINAASDSLISYSGSSLRLPSNDNEFKSVVRTPIDPFGKKIKYFVDQDLTSVSKLVCRKRNTNLTVRICNDTTCSSPIEVKNVAFLLVSGSLNFNIQTGDGNTYTQDHTILLSTPTTINVYDYGIDNVDNFPADMNRPEKYDDIVKWITLGELQTKIRCESKLSILNNELPYGYENSTYNATIFAEGGITFPDGSDPDTNPDYKWCFQGSLPSGISVNCGNNLTASTNCLNPDGSVNTGANWNQCSSPVLSGTIASGQAGSYNLRFFVTDSEGNFAEKSLVLTVNPQTSSSGLSAPPGSQVSFANDLGNFSEIENNPSAVNTDQNNGIVTFGNGQNNTYGCFWYNGTFTLRNKTMRAFFYFKLSVDTTSDSRGDADGFTFVVRQKPPWNLNCGGTGGKLGYDGLDKESIAVEIDTYPNTSWSTPSEDYKDPYTGNNGLNHVSIDFNGSVTHSGSSTAFARVTSNCTNFSDPTKSGCFYTQTPTWLEDGTRHSFRMEIHTQCNNRCTRCGLRRGNKMLIEVWIGCQNCDDLTKDYTLDPPDVKRCVNWTNNLSDVKIGFTEGTGGRTQTVEISYFGIRFE, from the coding sequence ATGAATAAAAAGGGTTTTACCCTTATTGAACTTGCTATGGTTCTGGTTATAGTCGGTATCCTTGCAGGTATAGGTGTTACAGTTCTTGGAATACTTGTTAAAAGGGCAAAGATAAACTCAACAAAAGAGATAATAAATGCTGCTTCAGACTCATTGATCTCTTACTCAGGATCTTCACTCAGGCTCCCATCAAATGATAATGAGTTTAAAAGCGTCGTAAGAACTCCTATTGATCCCTTTGGGAAAAAAATCAAGTATTTTGTTGATCAGGATTTAACATCAGTTTCAAAACTTGTATGTAGGAAAAGGAACACCAACCTTACAGTTAGAATATGCAATGATACAACCTGTTCATCTCCTATAGAGGTTAAAAATGTGGCTTTCTTACTTGTTAGTGGATCTTTGAACTTTAACATTCAAACAGGAGATGGGAACACCTACACACAGGATCACACAATCCTTCTTAGCACACCAACAACTATAAATGTTTATGACTACGGAATAGACAATGTTGATAACTTCCCAGCAGACATGAACAGACCTGAAAAGTATGATGATATAGTGAAATGGATAACCCTTGGGGAACTCCAGACAAAAATTAGATGCGAAAGCAAGCTCTCTATTCTGAATAATGAGCTTCCTTACGGATACGAAAACTCAACATACAATGCAACTATATTTGCAGAGGGCGGAATAACATTCCCAGACGGAAGCGATCCAGACACAAACCCAGACTACAAATGGTGTTTTCAGGGAAGCTTACCATCAGGAATATCAGTTAATTGTGGAAACAACTTAACAGCTTCAACAAACTGTCTTAATCCAGACGGATCAGTCAACACCGGAGCAAACTGGAACCAGTGCAGCTCTCCTGTTTTGTCAGGAACTATCGCTTCCGGACAGGCAGGAAGTTACAACCTCAGATTTTTTGTTACAGACTCTGAAGGTAATTTTGCAGAAAAATCCCTTGTTCTCACAGTAAATCCTCAAACATCATCTTCAGGACTGTCAGCCCCTCCCGGCTCTCAGGTGAGCTTTGCTAATGATCTTGGAAATTTTAGTGAGATTGAAAACAATCCCAGTGCAGTTAATACAGATCAAAACAATGGTATTGTAACTTTTGGAAACGGACAGAACAACACATACGGGTGCTTCTGGTATAACGGAACATTCACACTGAGAAACAAAACCATGAGAGCTTTTTTCTACTTCAAGTTGTCTGTAGATACCACATCTGACAGCAGAGGTGATGCTGACGGTTTTACATTTGTTGTTAGACAAAAACCCCCATGGAATTTAAACTGTGGAGGAACAGGTGGAAAATTAGGTTACGACGGTCTTGATAAGGAAAGCATAGCTGTTGAGATAGATACATACCCAAACACATCATGGTCAACGCCATCAGAAGACTATAAGGATCCATATACAGGAAATAATGGTTTAAACCATGTATCCATTGATTTTAACGGAAGCGTTACCCATTCAGGAAGCTCAACCGCTTTTGCAAGGGTAACATCTAACTGCACAAACTTTTCTGATCCAACCAAATCCGGCTGCTTCTACACCCAGACACCCACATGGCTTGAAGATGGGACAAGACATTCATTCAGAATGGAGATCCACACCCAGTGTAACAACAGATGCACAAGATGTGGATTAAGGAGGGGGAATAAAATGCTGATAGAAGTTTGGATAGGCTGTCAAAACTGTGATGATCTGACTAAAGACTATACCTTAGATCCACCTGATGTAAAAAGATGCGTAAACTGGACTAACAATCTTTCAGATGTGAAAATTGGATTTACCGAAGGAACAGGTGGAAGAACCCAGACAGTTGAAATATCATATTTTGGAATAAGGTTTGAGTGA
- a CDS encoding YbhB/YbcL family Raf kinase inhibitor-like protein: MITVISSAFEEGGHIPITYTCDGPDISPEISWDNYPPETQSFVIVMDDPDAPVGTFTHWVLYDIPSSVNFIPENFPKVPEIDGIKQGINDFGKIGYGGPCPPLGKPHRYFFRVFAVDQPTLGLPAGASRQEVEMIMSGKVIDEGYLIGIYGR, from the coding sequence ATGATAACCGTAATAAGTTCCGCATTTGAGGAAGGGGGACACATACCAATCACTTATACCTGTGATGGTCCAGATATTTCTCCTGAAATAAGCTGGGATAACTATCCTCCTGAGACACAAAGTTTTGTTATTGTTATGGACGATCCTGATGCTCCTGTAGGAACTTTTACCCACTGGGTCCTTTATGATATTCCATCATCTGTTAATTTCATTCCTGAAAATTTTCCAAAAGTCCCAGAAATAGATGGGATAAAACAGGGAATTAACGATTTTGGAAAAATAGGATACGGTGGACCCTGTCCTCCCCTCGGTAAACCGCACAGATATTTTTTCAGGGTTTTTGCTGTTGATCAGCCTACTCTTGGACTTCCTGCCGGGGCTTCAAGGCAAGAAGTTGAGATGATAATGTCAGGAAAAGTTATTGATGAGGGATATCTCATAGGAATTTACGGAAGATAA
- a CDS encoding nucleotide exchange factor GrpE, with amino-acid sequence MEEKEKNQEEREEKKISVEECLEQNKKLSQEIDQLKEKLQKTEEAAKKLSMLYQSLQKEFEDYKVRMRKEKEEAKEEGALRLAKGFMEIIDNFEKALESAQKTTDINALMKGIQMIHYQLYRFLQEQGIEKIDTSSAFNPLEHEAVETVISKEHKPNEIIKVIQTGYKFRGRTIRPAKVVVAIPPEEREEVT; translated from the coding sequence ATGGAAGAAAAAGAAAAAAATCAGGAAGAGAGGGAAGAGAAGAAAATTTCTGTTGAGGAATGTTTAGAACAAAACAAAAAACTTTCTCAGGAGATAGATCAGTTAAAGGAAAAACTCCAGAAAACAGAAGAAGCGGCTAAAAAACTCAGTATGCTTTACCAGTCCCTCCAGAAAGAGTTTGAAGATTACAAAGTTAGAATGAGAAAAGAAAAAGAGGAGGCAAAAGAGGAAGGAGCTTTAAGGCTTGCAAAAGGCTTTATGGAAATAATTGATAACTTTGAAAAAGCCCTTGAAAGTGCACAAAAAACAACAGACATAAACGCATTGATGAAGGGCATACAGATGATACATTACCAGCTTTACAGATTTCTTCAGGAACAGGGAATAGAAAAGATAGACACATCATCAGCTTTTAACCCTCTTGAGCATGAAGCGGTTGAAACAGTAATCTCAAAGGAGCATAAACCGAATGAAATAATAAAAGTAATCCAGACTGGCTACAAGTTCAGGGGAAGAACTATAAGACCAGCAAAGGTGGTAGTAGCAATTCCTCCTGAGGAAAGAGAAGAAGTTACCTGA
- a CDS encoding type II/IV secretion system protein produces the protein MTRKPLGQLLKELGYITEEQIAVALEVQKVKGGLFGEILQQLSFVSPREVAEAIAHQSGKPFIDLSQYPPSKEALKLIDKNMAKQFQVLPFNVEDNKLYLAMSNPYDLNAIDIVKRRTNLDIQIYVADTETLLKTIEIQYFLLERPVDQEIKQIIERSRTGGADIPKFVELIINNAIIERATDIHISPEDLASHIFYRIDGIMRHYYAFPKEIHSPIISRIKVLAGMDIAEQRLPQDGSFSHEFFNETYDMRVSSIPTAYGENVVIRVLSKNLSLFNLRSLGFEEEILKKLEDEFLKPQGIVLVTGPTGSGKTTTLYAALRRINALRRNILTVEDPIEYKFPFIKQTQVNEKAGYTFARAIRHFLRQDPDVILVGEIRDEETAEMAMRASITGHLVLSTLHTNDSVSAIPRLIDMKIKDYMVASGVSAITAQRLVRKICPFCKEEKIIKGKDLLSFGFDDDQIKKFGKVKNIEDQIKIYHGKGCEHCKGTGYLGRTVIAELLKIDHEIADLIVKGSTPLSIMEKAKQKGMWTLKEDGLIKVIKGITTPEEIKRVTG, from the coding sequence ATGACACGGAAACCTCTGGGTCAGCTCCTTAAGGAGCTGGGCTACATAACAGAAGAACAGATCGCTGTTGCTCTTGAAGTTCAGAAAGTTAAAGGTGGGCTCTTTGGGGAAATTCTCCAACAGCTTTCTTTTGTCTCCCCGAGGGAGGTTGCTGAGGCAATAGCTCACCAGTCAGGAAAACCTTTTATTGATCTTTCCCAGTATCCACCTTCAAAAGAAGCTCTCAAGCTTATAGATAAAAATATGGCAAAACAGTTTCAGGTTCTTCCTTTTAATGTTGAGGATAATAAACTTTACCTGGCTATGTCCAACCCTTATGATCTGAATGCTATTGATATTGTCAAAAGAAGAACAAACCTTGATATACAGATTTATGTTGCCGATACAGAAACACTGCTTAAAACGATAGAGATACAATACTTTCTTCTTGAAAGACCTGTTGATCAAGAGATAAAACAGATTATAGAAAGATCAAGGACAGGTGGAGCAGACATACCAAAGTTTGTGGAGCTTATAATAAACAATGCCATAATAGAAAGGGCAACAGATATACATATCTCTCCTGAAGATCTTGCCTCACACATCTTTTACAGGATTGATGGGATAATGAGGCATTACTATGCTTTTCCTAAAGAGATACATTCTCCTATCATATCAAGGATAAAAGTTCTTGCAGGTATGGATATTGCAGAACAGAGGCTTCCTCAGGACGGTTCTTTTTCACACGAGTTTTTTAATGAAACATACGATATGAGGGTTTCATCTATACCAACAGCATACGGAGAGAATGTAGTTATAAGAGTGCTTTCCAAAAATCTGTCTCTATTCAACCTAAGATCATTAGGATTTGAGGAAGAAATACTGAAAAAATTAGAAGATGAGTTTTTAAAACCTCAGGGGATAGTCCTTGTTACAGGTCCAACCGGTTCAGGAAAAACAACAACCCTTTATGCTGCCCTTAGAAGGATAAACGCCCTCAGGAGAAATATTCTCACAGTAGAGGATCCGATTGAGTATAAATTTCCATTTATAAAACAAACGCAGGTGAATGAAAAGGCAGGATATACTTTTGCAAGAGCTATAAGACACTTTTTAAGGCAGGATCCTGATGTTATTCTTGTTGGTGAGATAAGAGATGAAGAAACTGCAGAGATGGCTATGAGGGCATCTATCACGGGACATCTTGTTTTATCTACACTACACACAAACGATTCGGTAAGTGCTATTCCCAGGCTTATAGATATGAAAATAAAGGATTACATGGTTGCCTCTGGTGTTTCTGCAATAACAGCCCAGAGATTGGTAAGAAAAATATGTCCTTTCTGCAAGGAAGAAAAGATTATCAAAGGAAAAGATTTACTCAGTTTTGGTTTTGATGATGATCAGATTAAAAAGTTTGGAAAGGTAAAAAATATAGAAGACCAGATAAAAATATACCACGGTAAAGGGTGCGAACACTGTAAAGGAACTGGCTATCTGGGAAGAACAGTTATAGCTGAGCTTCTAAAGATAGATCACGAGATAGCTGATCTTATAGTGAAAGGTTCAACTCCCTTATCAATCATGGAAAAGGCAAAACAGAAAGGTATGTGGACTTTAAAAGAAGACGGTCTTATTAAGGTAATTAAAGGGATAACAACCCCTGAAGAAATCAAAAGGGTAACAGGCTGA
- a CDS encoding YgaP-like transmembrane domain, which translates to MSKSAVRAQRFMMGTLLLIAMVLLNIGQDWGKYIVYFIIFMLYLSAFTGFCPSDAIFEKLFGKRQTT; encoded by the coding sequence ATGTCAAAGTCAGCGGTAAGGGCACAAAGGTTTATGATGGGAACTCTTCTTTTAATAGCTATGGTTTTACTGAATATAGGTCAAGACTGGGGTAAATACATTGTTTACTTTATAATATTTATGCTTTATCTTTCAGCTTTTACAGGTTTCTGTCCGTCAGATGCTATTTTTGAAAAGCTATTTGGAAAAAGGCAGACAACATAA
- a CDS encoding type II secretion system F family protein, which yields MNLYLIEALNREGKKERKILEIDAEEELFRFLEFSGLIPLRIKKVPPLYKYLNIKKFLYRIKKQEIIETLENLHIVVKSGIPVTNGLIDIAEDTDNPALKEMLTDIAYRIQMGYTLSRACEHYQETFSPIVVSLIKIGEETGSLDKTLKDASEHLKKIEDIKAKTKQALIYPTFAFLSVFGAMIFWLIYVLPKIIEAFKDFNIQLPATTIFIMHVSDFTRKYFLIILFLIFISMFLIALLRKKSEKFRYETDKILLKLPVFGIIVTNFNYAFFAEYIRLMLSSGVPLYQALNIMESSLKNMVFKTAIKNTREKIEVGKSFSESLKEEGVFSPIIIRMISIGEQAGRLDEQLNYISNYYYSKVDYLSQNIAKMIEPIVIGIVGGFMLIIMVGLVGPIYDLIAEVSKL from the coding sequence ATGAACCTCTATCTTATCGAGGCTTTAAATAGAGAAGGAAAAAAAGAAAGAAAAATACTTGAGATTGATGCTGAAGAGGAGCTTTTTCGTTTTTTAGAGTTTTCCGGTCTTATTCCTCTAAGAATAAAAAAAGTTCCGCCGTTATACAAATATCTTAATATCAAAAAATTCCTATACAGAATAAAGAAACAGGAAATCATAGAAACCCTTGAAAATCTTCATATTGTGGTGAAGTCCGGAATACCTGTTACAAATGGTCTGATTGACATAGCAGAGGACACAGATAATCCAGCTTTAAAAGAGATGCTTACAGACATAGCTTACCGCATTCAGATGGGCTACACCCTATCAAGAGCTTGTGAGCATTATCAGGAGACCTTTTCACCTATAGTTGTATCTCTTATAAAAATAGGTGAGGAAACAGGATCCCTTGATAAAACACTAAAAGATGCATCAGAACATCTGAAAAAAATAGAGGACATAAAAGCCAAAACAAAGCAGGCTCTTATCTATCCTACATTTGCATTTCTCAGTGTGTTCGGTGCGATGATTTTCTGGCTAATATATGTGCTACCGAAAATAATTGAAGCATTTAAAGATTTTAATATACAGCTACCTGCCACCACAATTTTTATAATGCATGTTTCTGATTTTACAAGGAAATACTTTCTTATAATTCTTTTCCTTATTTTTATATCCATGTTTTTGATTGCTTTATTAAGAAAAAAGAGCGAAAAGTTCCGGTATGAAACAGATAAAATTTTACTTAAACTTCCTGTATTTGGAATAATAGTTACAAACTTTAATTATGCCTTTTTCGCTGAATACATAAGACTGATGCTGTCCTCAGGAGTTCCTTTATATCAGGCTCTTAACATAATGGAGTCTTCTTTAAAAAATATGGTATTTAAAACAGCTATTAAGAATACACGAGAAAAAATAGAAGTGGGAAAATCTTTCTCAGAATCCCTTAAGGAAGAAGGGGTTTTCTCCCCGATCATAATAAGAATGATATCTATAGGTGAGCAGGCAGGAAGACTTGACGAACAGCTAAACTACATATCAAATTACTATTACAGCAAAGTTGATTACCTGTCCCAGAACATAGCAAAGATGATAGAACCTATCGTGATAGGGATAGTGGGAGGGTTTATGCTTATAATAATGGTTGGTCTTGTTGGTCCTATTTATGATCTTATCGCTGAAGTTTCAAAATTGTAG
- a CDS encoding DnaJ C-terminal domain-containing protein, translating into MDFYRILGVGRDATPEEIKRAFRKKAKQFHPDLNPEYQEIFKQITHAYDTLIDPEKRKKYDETLKNFEKKDFSRIIGDILADFLGFHTKPVSGENITAKINISVEEGYFGTVKTLKYKRKIKCENCAGRGITSLSRITECPKCKGSGRVKKAFIQIPCFECFGRGFVIKNPCPVCKGSGRTLKLEKKSVKIPAGVLNGQNVVVESGGNEGINGGKSGDLILKIKIKDGKFRIKRLDLTAEIKIKKENLTEGGFISITDIEGNRLRLPVEPSEKPVKIRIKNRGYRDITGNRGDLVIRLIPV; encoded by the coding sequence ATGGATTTTTACAGAATACTGGGGGTCGGCAGAGATGCCACCCCTGAGGAAATAAAAAGAGCGTTCAGAAAAAAAGCAAAACAGTTTCACCCTGACTTAAATCCAGAATATCAGGAGATTTTTAAGCAGATCACACATGCTTATGACACATTAATTGATCCTGAAAAAAGGAAGAAATACGACGAAACACTAAAAAATTTTGAAAAAAAGGATTTCAGTAGAATAATAGGAGATATCCTTGCCGATTTTTTAGGTTTTCATACCAAACCTGTCTCTGGGGAAAACATTACAGCTAAAATAAACATTTCTGTGGAAGAAGGCTACTTTGGAACTGTAAAAACCCTCAAATACAAAAGAAAAATAAAATGTGAAAACTGTGCAGGAAGGGGTATAACCTCTCTTTCAAGGATCACAGAATGTCCAAAATGCAAAGGATCAGGCAGAGTAAAAAAGGCTTTTATACAGATCCCCTGCTTTGAGTGTTTCGGCAGAGGTTTTGTGATAAAAAATCCCTGTCCTGTCTGCAAAGGTTCAGGAAGAACGCTAAAACTTGAGAAAAAAAGTGTTAAGATACCGGCAGGGGTTTTAAACGGACAGAATGTGGTTGTTGAAAGTGGAGGAAACGAAGGAATAAACGGGGGAAAATCTGGGGATCTCATTCTGAAGATAAAAATAAAAGACGGAAAGTTCAGAATTAAAAGACTTGATCTTACAGCAGAGATCAAAATAAAAAAGGAAAACCTCACAGAAGGGGGATTTATAAGTATTACAGATATTGAAGGGAATAGATTAAGGCTTCCTGTAGAGCCCAGTGAAAAACCTGTTAAGATAAGAATAAAAAACAGAGGATACAGAGACATCACAGGGAATAGGGGAGATCTTGTTATAAGATTGATTCCTGTATGA